In one Solanum dulcamara chromosome 1, daSolDulc1.2, whole genome shotgun sequence genomic region, the following are encoded:
- the LOC129902293 gene encoding uncharacterized protein LOC129902293, which translates to MELVDQSESSPLVPPSVITDPSEIDLEAGSSEQIQCRICLESDGRDFIAPCKCKGTSKFVHRECLDHWRAVKEGFAFSHCTTCKAPYYLRVHVPTDRKWRTLKFRFFVTRDILFIFLAVQLVIALLGYLVYLIDTHHKSWLRLTWGFDSELSFYYLCGALLFFALLGLSGCFITCYDRRVRSDLAQPCRELCLCCCHPGICADCHLPGTLCMWTDCTTCFESCAGAASECGGCLGGAGEAGLPLIFIMALIVLGLFTVIGIFYSVLVATMVGQRIWQRHYHILAKRMLTKEYVVEDVDGEVNGNDWSPPALPLEHVQQLKSLGLM; encoded by the exons ATGGAATTGGTTGATCAGTCTGAATCTTCTCCTTTGGTTCCTCCTTCTGTGATCACTGACCCTAGTGAGATCGATCTTGAAGCTGGTTCTAGTGAACAGATTCAGTGTAGGATTTGTCTTGAGAGTGATG gtAGGGATTTTATTGCACCTTGCAAGTGCAAAGGTACATCAAAATTTGTTCATCGGGAATGCCTTGATCATTGGCGTGCGGTGAAA GAAGGATTCGCATTTTCCCATTGCACAACTTGCAAAGCTCCCTATTACTTGAGAGTTCATGTTCCCACTGATAGAAAGTGGCGAACTTTAAAGTTCCGATTCTTTGTGACCAGAGATATTTTGTTCATCTTTCTCGCAGTTCAGCTT GTTATAGCCTTACTGGGATATTTAGTTTACTTGATCGACACCCACCATAAGTCTTGGTTGCGTTTGACTTGGGGGTTTGATAGCGAACTAAGCTTCTACTACCTATGCG GGGCACTGTTATTTTTCGCTCTGCTAGGCCTATCTGGTTGCTTCATCACCTGTTATGATCGAAGAGTGCGCAGTGATTTGGCTCAACCCTGCCGCGAACTGTGCCTTTGCTGTTGTCATCCTGG AATATGTGCAGACTGTCATTTACCTGGTACACTTTGTATGTGGACTGATTGTACAACATGCTTTGAAAGTTGTGCTGGTGCGGCCAGTGAGTGTGGAGGTTGCTTAGGAGGTGCTGGTGAAGCTGGGTTGCCACTAATATTTATAATGGCTTTAATTGTGCTAGGACTATTTACTGTCATCGGCATATTTTACAGTGTTTTGGTTGCTACAATGGTTGGACAGAGAATATGGCAGAGGCATTACCATATACTTGCAAAAAGAATGCTGACAAAG gaatATGTTGTGGAGGATGTCGATGGTGAGGTCAATGGAAATGATTGGTCTCCACCAGCTCTGCCACTGGAGCATGTTCAGCAGCTGAAATCACTTGGACTTATGTAA